The Colletotrichum destructivum chromosome 7, complete sequence genome contains the following window.
ATCTCCTTCAGCAACGCCAAGACGCCAAAGCCTCTTCTTAATATCAAGCGAACCGAAAGCAGCGGAGATGCTAACCGGCCTGGTAATGGCAAGCGACAAGGCGGCTCGAACGGGCTGGACCGTAAGGCCATCCTGCGAAACATTGAGAAGGTCTATAACACCATCATGAAGATGGAAGACCACGCCCgtttccttcctcccccgcccGCCAATGGCAACGACGAGGAGTTCCATGTGAAGCACCAGGCATGGTTGGAGACGGCCCAGGGGCTCAATGCCCAGCTCTGGAACGACCTAAAGGTTCACGAGCCCATTGGTGCCACCACCATTCACCCTTTTATCGCGTTCCTGTCGTTccccaagggcaagaaggccATCCCTCGCGTCTTCCGACACATCAGCTTCGAGCAGCGCACCACGATCCTGACCATGATCATTATTCACCTTGACCAGCTGGATGTTGTCTACGGCGCCCAGACTACTGACGGCGAGGTCAGTCTTAACGCTGCTATGCGCGAGAGCATTGAACTTTTCTCTGCCGCTGTCATGCCGAGCCTGTTTGCCTACTTCAACGAGACGGAGCTTGATATTGTGACGGGTGTCCTTGGTCTTATCAGCACCAAGTTGAACATTGACCTCATCGCCAAGACTCGCGTGGGCTGCTCGATGTTGACTCTGATTCTGAGCCGAGCCGAGCTCCTGAAGCAAGGTGGTGGAGGCTCTCCTCAGCTGTGGGCCGAATGGTAAGCTTTGTGCAAACAAGTTCCTTTGGGCACTGGCCTATACTGATATGTTTCTGTAGGGAACAAACCTTCGATATGTTCTTCAACAAGCTTGAGCCCACTCTTCACCACATCTTCCCCGGCAGCGTCAACACGGGAGAAGACGTTGTCGTTTGGCAGCTTCTCGCGGCCGTTGGTGTCAGTGCCAACCCCGAACAACAGCAGCGCCTGGTTCTTGCTGTCAAGGACCGCGTGCTTGATACCGTCGCTCATGCAAAGACGCTTCCGggcgccatggccacgaCGCGGTTGGCCACTGTCAACCTTTTCATGCACTCGATTGGCCTGGATGTTGATTTGCTTCAGTAAGGGATTTGAAGTTTGCGATGAGGGCGTTCGTTGCGCCAAACGTGACGCAGGCCGCACCAGAATTGATTTATAGTATGCGTTGGACGCTTGGGATACGACGAACTTGCTCGTTTCGCATGGCCCGTGATTTTTTGAGGGCACGGGAGCCGCTGCATAGGCTGTAGTACTGGGGCTGCAGCTTCTATGGAGGTTTCCACCTGCGGAAGGGGGTAGCTTGTCCCAAGGTGATATGCGCAAAACGATATCTCGTGTACATTGAAGACACGCCTCTTTTTGAGATGGCGCCGCCATGTCAGTATCGGCGGTGCGTTGCGACCAGTCTTGCTAGTTAGAGCAAcccaaaaaaagaaatcTGCATTTGAAGTTCAGAGTCGAAACGAAACTTGAGTCGTCCCATTCTTGCTTGAAAGAATCCGGTTTGTCTATCATGCCGCCGCAAACGCCTAAGCTATGCAAATCAAATACTGATGTTTTATGGAGACGAATAATCATGTCAGGTCCATGCTGGAAGCAGTTTGCGCAGGCGCCGCTCTGGCCTTGCCTCCACGTCGTGCAGCCACCGCGCCCCGCGCCTTGGGCTTCATCTTCCgcgcctcctcttcggcagcggcggcggcggcggcctcggcttctAAGTCTGCCTTTGACATGGGCTTCGGCTTCTTGATGCCACTGACGGCCTCCAGcagctcatcgtcgccccATTTGGTCTCCAACCTCGCAACCTGGTCTGCCAAGTCCACCACAGGCTTCGactcgagcgcctcggcgccctcgagcgcggccttcttcttttcctcatcgtcgtcgtcgtcgaactgctgcggctgcggcctggcgacgtcgccggggCCGCGCATGATGAGGCTCTCCTGGTAGATGTCCCaggcggcctcgtcgttctcgtccgTGTACTTGAGCCTGCGCCAGTTCTCCATCTGCACGGCACGGAGGCGGTCGGCCATGGTCTCGCTCTTGGCGGCTGCGCCGTCGGGCGTCGTCTTGATGGTCATGTGGATGGCgcgcgcggccgccgaggaggagcccTGCGCCGCGCCAGCGGCCGCGCCTCCGGGGCCGGCGCCCGCTGCCGCGGCGGATTccttggccgcggcggcggaagcgtTGCGTTCTTGCTGggccacggcgtcgacgtgaTGGAGCTGGGGGcggaggtggacgaggttCGAGACGGGTGTGAGGTGGAGGTCCTCTGGCAGAAAGGTTACTGTTAGCAGGCCGGGGGTAGGGGGAGTGGTGAGAGGAGGTGAGGATAGGACATACTGCCTTGGAAGACGCCAATCATGTACTGAACCTCCTTATGGTCAGGACactggccgccgagggtcTGAGTTCTCAAGACCTTGTCCTGACGTACGGCCTCGGGCCACTCGAGGTacagctcgtcgtcgaggtcagGGTCGCCGCGCCTCTTGGGCCGGGGCGGGggcgcgccgacgccgaagccgccggacAGGCCGTGTGTGCCGCCGTTCTTGGACTCGAGGCTGGCCTTGAGCTGGCGGCCCCATTTCATGCCCTTCTCGCGGTCGTAGGACTGGGTGTAGTCGAGAGGcacgtcgacctcgaccatgCCGGAGCGGGCCTTGAGGCGCATCTCGGTCGGGGTGGGCTGGCGCGGGTCGGTGCGGTTGGGCTGCTGGAGGACCCAGAGCTTGCGGCCCTGCGGGAGAGACgggttgaagaagacgtCGTAGGAGGCGATGACGGGGTCCGGGTCGAAGGACTCGTCGGGGTCCATTGTTGCCATCGGGGCGGACATTATGTTTGTGTGAGTGCGTAGGAGACTGGACGTGCGTGGTGAGATATCGTGACTCCTCGAGGGTTTGACCGTGACTTTGGATGTACCGTTAAATTTTTGGATGCGCTCGGTGAGTCGAGGTTTACCCCACGGCGGGAAAGACGTTGGTCGGGCTTATCGATAAGGATGATGGAGCTAGCAATCCCGGTCGAGTGGCTGGCTGGTGGGGGACGAGCTTCATTCGAGCTTCCGACCTCATCATCCCGACCCTCCAACCCCCTCAAGTTCACGAGACGAACACATCAGTGTCCTTGGCCAAATTTTTTCTATTGGATCTTTTTCATGGGTGTGTTCATTATTAATCAGCCCTTTTGAATTTGTGTCATGGACTGCGGTAGAATGAATATGGTTACAGGCGAGTTTCTCTAAGCCTTCCTCTCAGCTCCTATCTCCTTCGTGTTGGTATTGTCGTTTAGGGCGCTGCAACAGCATTTCATTGCCTCCGGATCGTCCGCATCTTCATTCGCCTGGTCATCAGTGTTGCAAGTTTGACATGGGACTGAGTACTACATCATCCAAGGTCTCATGGACTGTTCAAGGAATTGCCAGATTGATACGCCTAGCATGTGGCATGCTGCTCGCCGACCCCCCTCATTCTCGAGTGACTACGGAAATCCGAACCACCGCGTCAATTAAAATGGCTGGGTTTATCTACGTCAGTGTAATGTCTGATTTGCTTGTCTACTGCAAGCATACACATGCCCAGTGCTTCAAACTACTTCAGCCGCCTTGCTGTGGCGAACAGGTTATGCCGCGGCGGTTGGATATCGCCTACCCGCCTCGAAGCATCCTTGCACATTTTGCGAATCAAAGCTCACAAAGGGAACCTAAATCGAAGCCAAAATATACGCTGTGTAGCGTTAGTTGTTCCTTGGTTCGCGATCCTTGACAACTGGCAGCACTATACAAGCATCTAAGCTCCTCAAGGCTAACGAGAATAGCGCTGATGGGAGACGCTAGCTACCACGTGAGGACTTACACGAAACCACAGGCCGGTCCTCGTCATGGAAGCTTAATACCAGAAGAGCACCCCTCAGAGACTTTTAAATGAAAATTTACAAGTTGCAAAGGCGCCGTTGATGGTCTTTGTCGTTCCCAATGACCGCCGAAG
Protein-coding sequences here:
- a CDS encoding Putative DNA-directed RNA polymerase III subunit Rpc5, producing MSAPMATMDPDESFDPDPVIASYDVFFNPSLPQGRKLWVLQQPNRTDPRQPTPTEMRLKARSGMVEVDVPLDYTQSYDREKGMKWGRQLKASLESKNGGTHGLSGGFGVGAPPPRPKRRGDPDLDDELYLEWPEAVRQDKVLRTQTLGGQCPDHKEVQYMIGVFQGKDLHLTPVSNLVHLRPQLHHVDAVAQQERNASAAAAKESAAAAGAGPGGAAAGAAQGSSSAAARAIHMTIKTTPDGAAAKSETMADRLRAVQMENWRRLKYTDENDEAAWDIYQESLIMRGPGDVARPQPQQFDDDDDEEKKKAALEGAEALESKPVVDLADQVARLETKWGDDELLEAVSGIKKPKPMSKADLEAEAAAAAAAEEEARKMKPKARGAVAARRGGKARAAPAQTASSMDLT